One segment of Fusarium oxysporum f. sp. lycopersici 4287 chromosome 7, whole genome shotgun sequence DNA contains the following:
- a CDS encoding alcohol dehydrogenase — MAPPASLTTKPLSRTGRQIPALGFGLMGLSAVYGPVDNDEERLAVLDRAWELGYTNWDTANAYGDSEVLIGKWFKLHPERRADIFLATKFGLRAGVNDKGEWKMWADNSPEFFNECLEGSLQKMGVDYVDLYYAHRLDTKVPVEKTMELMAKAKQDGKIKAIGISECAASNIRRAYAVAPVDAIQVEYNPFTLDIEKQDILSTCRELGITIFAYSPLGRGFLTGQIKSSDDFAPDDLRRMLPRFSPENFSKNLALVERLKTLADKKGCTSGQLVLAWLSAQGENIIPIPGTKKIKYMEENVGSLKVQLSKEEVQKIRDEVEKAEVAGHRNPPGLFNEYSVTVEL, encoded by the exons ATGGCACCTCCAGCATCTCTTACCACTAAACCTCTCAGCAGGACGGGACGACAAATACCCGCTCTCGGATTCGGATTGATGGGCCTGAGTGCGGTCTATGGGCCTGTTGA CAATGACGAAGAACGCTTGGCAGTTCTGGACCGTGCCTGGGAGCTCGGCTACACAAATTGGGACACAGCCAATGCCTACGGTGACAGCGAGGTCCTGATCGGGAAGTGGTTCAAGCTACATCCGGAGCGTCGGGCTGACATATTTCTCGCAACAAAGTTTGGACTGAGAGCCGGAGTTAACGATAAGGGCGAGTGGAAAATGTGGGCTGATAATAGTCCCGAGTTCTTCAATGAGTGCCTCGAGGGAAGTTTGCAGAAGATGGGCGTTGATTACGTTGATCTTTACTACGCCCATCGTCTTGACACCAAGGTACCTGTCGAGAAGACGATGGAGTTGATGGCCAAAGCTAAGCA AGATGGCAAAATCAAAGCCATCGGCATCTCCGAATGCGCCGCCAGCAATATCCGCCGAGCCTACGCTGTCGCCCCCGTCGACGCCATCCAGGTTGAGTACAATCCATTCACATTGGATATCGAGAAACAAGATATACTCTCCACGTGCCGTGAGCTTGGAATCACAATCTTCGCGTACTCACCTCTGGGTCGTGGCTTTTTGACAGGTCAGATCAAGAGCAGTGATGACTTTGCGCCTGACGACCTCCGCCGCATGTTGCCTCGCTTTAGCCCTGAGAACTTTTCGAAGAACCTAGCCCTAGTTGAACGTCTTAAGACACTTGCAGATAAGAAGGGCTGCACGTCGGGTCAGTTGGTGCTCGCGTGGCTGTCGGCGCAGGGCGAGAATATTATCCCAATTCCTGGGACGAAGAAGATTAAGTATATGGAGGAGAATGTTGGCTCACTAAAAGTGCAGCTCTCCAAGGAGGAGGTTCAGAAGATCAGGGATGAGGTcgagaaggctgaggttgCGGGTCATCGAAACCCGCCGGGTTTGTTCAATGAGTATTCGGTTACTGTTGAGCTTTGA
- a CDS encoding hypothetical protein (At least one base has a quality score < 10), producing MSLPHCETVAGILESASLLLASPTSPSSWMRMSQRVPPLFMSLFSFPSPVLPRSDLLVSSPARPSRRAFCDFLAGLPNSSQALPARAQSAPFNPVTPQQTDSPIGLAALLPAILPPSTPQPQGCTLEVPSVSFEFGKLSPFRSSNSWMLLSPLATEPNRIKTGNQARRRRSEPLLRKFLDTQARRLSASPQKVQFQQEAIFNDDISIASLFDITNESPAKVAAIDAADETSGLDSTTSLPNEPAADSAAEHTLPLDTTLEESVAKEVDPIEAAKPTEGGSGLGYASVLTENLWLRDLNSSPAPAHSDRRDEQPSTMQPPTTVAESLVTQTLASEEGVVNIDVRENPDIFGTQISSPPAPAPIQNLSHMADDACNGHAKVVITEENGRLFVRFKLSARYAHMFPASQGFNDSLSFSPSVDISTPRPRPVDSTIQTPDLNSFGDFASPSPSVIQTPEPQSTESLLKTPDISGVGVIDRSSPGEFDTPELPQNDNTLVFGEPATIDRPSIRCAPRRQSEMTPLKRAARNAMGISKGPATPRFSTPAADDGDRTLAIPWDDETPARQVDAPAAPPIQEVEAAAAVNNGSQDLDSPNRDYLRAFINQNRRTTASATVTATATTNESSTTPATNTTTTLTPAAEITPAATTTEAGSPIAPVTKRQPLGARSPNRGSPMKPKRKADGDREETSPAKKTKVDAAVEAAGSIRKVTRKTKAKRQKAELAIDMTDLPSASSTATTSTTTTTSDTPNRKQVDELATNASVTRRSSRLRSQEHPSSTPKSSLPTPIKLGRAGAGRSLPKKARSEEDELARKTRANTKRNMGNAEFPAEVLVRIADEAEKNSDHGQESERTGQWSTCGVEPAPGEGAGRGAQEGAGQGQGHTRTDGHLEAQGEAGHQGGSGPGHGGQRHTRQTPARDAFQHTLCGLSTQKSPNGYGDSCLGGWRLCFCFHDFLLSTCQRWHQLVHKNKDNDDLILAAFGREGSRRLWASFHECMKHCEALVVAQRYHILEVFGTCFRWTTQVCVRV from the exons ATGTCTCTACCGCACTGCGAAACAGTCGCCGGGATCCTCGAAAGCGCCTCGCTGCTATTGGCGAGCCCGACCTCTCCGTCATcatggatgaggatgagccAGAGAGTCCCACCGTTGTTCATGAGCCTGTTCTCTTTCCCGAGTCCCGTTCTCCCTCGAAGCGACTTGCTCGTCTCCTCACCAgcaaggccatcaagaaggGCGTTCTGCGACTTTCTGGCGGGTTTACCAAACTCCTCCCAGGCTCTCCCAGCAAGA GCCCAGAGTGCTCCCTTCAACCCCGTCACCCCTCAGCAAACCGACAGCCCCATCGGTCTCGCTGCCCTTCTTCCTGCCATCCTTCCTCCCTCCACCCCTCAGCCGCAAGGCTGCACACTTGAAGTCCCTAGTGTGTCTTTCGAGTTCGGGAAGTTATCCCCTTTCCGTAGCTCTAACTCTTGGatgcttctttctcctctgGCCACTGAGCCCAATCGTATCAAGACCGGTAACCAGGCGCGCCGTCGTCGAAGCGAACCTCTGCTCCGCAAGTTTCTTGACACCCAAGCTCGTCGTCTCTCGGCTTCTCCGCAAAAGGTCCAATTCCAACAGGAGGCAATCTTCAATGATGATATTTCTATCGCCTCGCTATTCGACATCACTAATGAGTCCCCTGCGAAGGTCGCTGCCATCGATGCAGCTGACGAGACTTCTGGCCTCGATTCTACTACCTCTCTACCCAACGAGCCTGCAGCTGATAGCGCGGCAGAGCACACTCTTCCTCTTGACACTACCTTGGAGGAGAGCGTTGCTAAGGAGGTAGATCCCATTGAGGCAGCCAAACCTACTGAAGGCGGGTCTGGCTTGGGCTATGCCAGTGTTCTCACTGAGAACCTCTGGTTGCGGGATCTCAACTCTTCACCTGCACCCGCCCATTCCGACCGACGTGACGAGCAGCCCAGTACCATGCAACCACCCACTACCGTTGCCGAGTCACTTGTCACCCAAACTCTCGCTTCTGAAGAAGGTGTTGTAAATATTGATGTCCGGGAGAACCCTGATATTTTCGGGACTCAAATCTCATCACCTCCTGCCCCTGCCCCTATCCAGAACCTTTCTCACATGGCCGACGACGCCTGCAATGGCCACGCTAAGGTCGTGATCACTGAGGAAAACGGTAGACTCTTTGTCCGATTTAAGCTGTCGGCCAGATATGCCCACATGTTCCCTGCAAGCCAAGGGTTCAACGATTCTCTCTCGTTCTCTCCGTCCGTCGACATTTCTACACCAAGACCCCGACCTGTCGACTCCACCATACAGACTCCTGATCTCAATAGCTTCGGTGACTTTGCCAGCCCATCTCCCAGCGTAATCCAGACCCCCGAACCTCAATCTACCGAGTCGCTCCTCAAGACACCTGATATCAGCGGTGTCGGTGTTATCGACCGCTCCTCCCCCGGTGAATTTGATACACCTGAACTTCCTCAGAATGATAACACTCTTGTCTTTGGCGAGCCTGCAACAATCGACCGACCTTCTATCCGATGCGCTCCTCGCCGTCAGAGTGAGATGACCCCCTTAAAGCGTGCTGCAAGAAACGCAATGGGTATCTCCAAGGGGCCTGCCACACCCCGGTTTTCGACACCGGCCGCAGATGATGGAGACCGCACATTGGCCATACCTTGGGATGATGAAACACCTGCTCGGCAGGTTGACGCTCCAGCAGCTCCTCCTATTCAGGAGGTAGAAgccgctgctgctgtcaaTAATGGTAGCCAGGACTTGGACAGCCCAAATCGGGATTACTTGCGTGCTTTCATCAACCAAAATCGCCGAACTACCGCTTCCGCTACCGTGACTGCTACCGCTACCACCAACGAATCCTCGACTACCCCTGCCacaaacaccaccaccaccctCACGCCCGCCGCAGAAATCACTCCTGCCGCCACCACGACTGAGGCTGGGTCCCCAATCGCACCAGTTACAAAGCGCCAGCCTCTCGGGGCTCGAAGCCCTAATAGGGGTAGTCCCATGAAGCCTAAGCGTAAGGCCGATGGCGACAGGGAGGAAACATCTCCCGCTAAAAAGACGAAGGTCGACGCGGCGGTGGAGGCAGCAGGGTCGATCCGGAAGGTCACTCGAAAGACCAAGGCTAAGCGCCAGAAGGCAGAGTTGGCCATCGACATGACGGATCTTCCCTCTGCCTCCtccaccgccaccaccaGCACAACTACCACTACCTCCGACACTCCCAACCGCAAGCAGGTTGACGAGCTTGCCACCAACGCATCAGTCACCCGCCGATCATCTCGGCTCCGAAGCCAAGAGCACCCAAGCAGCACCCCCAAGTCGTCGCTGCCTACTCCCATCAAGCTCGGCCGAGCCGGTGCTGGCCGCAGCCTCCCAAAGAAGGCTCGCAGCGAGGAGGACGAGTTGGCTCGCAAGACGAGGGCCAACACCAAGCGTAACATGGGTAACGCCGAGTTCCCTGCCGAGGTCCTCGTTAGAATTGCGGACGAGGCAGAGAAGAACTCAGACCATGGCCAGGAGTCGGAGAGGACAGGCCAGTGGTCGACGTGTGGGGTGGAACCAGCCCCTGGAGAAGGTGCAGGGAGAGGAGCCCAAGAAGGGGCgggccaagggcaaggccaCACAAGGACAGACGGGCATCTCGAAGCCCAAGGCGAAGCGGGCCACCAAGGTGGCAGCGGACCTGGGCATGGTGGCCAACGGCACACCCGCCAAACCCCAGCGCGTGACGCGTTCCAGCACACGCTCTGTGGTTTGAGCACCCAGAAGTCTCCCAACGGATATGGAGACAGCTGCCTTGGTGGTTGGCGGCTTTGCTTTTGTTTTCACGATTTTTTGCTTTCGACATGTCAACGCTGGCACCAGTTGGTgcacaagaacaaggacaacGACGACTTGATTTTGGCGGCGTTCGGGAGGGAGGGCTCCCGACGCCTTTGGGCGAGTTTTCACGAGTGCATGAAGCATTGCGAGGCGTTGGTGGTTGCGCAAAGATACCACATTTTAGAAGTTTTTGGGACCTGTTTTCGGTGGACGACGCAGGTCTGTGTACGGGTTTAA
- a CDS encoding argininosuccinate lyase, producing the protein MPQKKNPDDLELLRGKAGRTFGHLAGVYCATKGLPSTYNKDLQENWEPMLDHVKTVSDSVQIANGILSTLKLRPERMIASLNPFLLATDVADALVKIVVPFRETPYFRACGGQEQGAGNPNGPTEPGAAAGH; encoded by the exons ATGCCCCAG AAGAAAAATCCCGACGACCTCGAACTTTTGAGGGGTAAGGCTGGCAGGACTTTTGGTCATCTTGCCGGTGTTTATTGTGCTACGAAGGGTCTCCCCAGTACCTACAACAAAGACTTGCAAGAGAACTGGGAGCCTATGCTAGATCATGTCAAGACTGTCTCCGATAGTGTGCAGATCGCAAATGGCATCCTCAGCACTCTCAAGCTTCGACCAGAGCGCATGATAGCCTCGCTCAACCCTTTCCTGCTTGCGACCGACGTTGCAGACGCCCTCGTGAAAATTGTCGTGCCTTTCCGTGAGACACCATATTTCAGGGCGTGTGGTGGCCAAGAGCAAGGAGCTGGGAATCCCAATGGACCAACTGAGCCTGGAGCAGCTGCAGGCCATTGA